One segment of Monomorium pharaonis isolate MP-MQ-018 chromosome 6, ASM1337386v2, whole genome shotgun sequence DNA contains the following:
- the LOC105836952 gene encoding meckelin, with amino-acid sequence MNYARGGRDCRLTLIAIIFATLASAFHANNEVLEYWNPDVCKHDEYFDAVTLSCSRCNASRNLVPDVDRLRCRCDGVSRTIGFENGNPLCVACDPNMTATADGRDCVLHPNSTCKCSSNQIRLDRNINGALLDTALCVTCVQGTYPSPDCSRCLPCNGRDEYSGHINCVCPSATHVRLRNYCLHKDDVVDWPDVRGTYLMKFRSGNIDSYYLRSELQIGVHLCKRKDRIACEHLSNICALTLYNDGVACMFFMHTPMAPVWLFYNKQDAAAVMNNTRISERYSLRKGDNNTLLDFTIVRFALDGKFLSIGRPTLPCQLLRNVRFGINFSKKCKTTAAELFNAQVELLSPYLAFKENNKSFIHALPVIVKSPDQNIKEISHQQLVRKFFLVDNISGFKALPAFMYNGFAKAPELTVLRYMKSLTILINVQSGQDHGKIFAPILIVEYDELTYQDLLDNSDVTIDYKVAFVLKDNNVDYNIQITIGVFTGIALLFSIVKTWSYYKRNHNSNLNVAVLLWFLIYAMGAVGNAIMFVCISTCVYLFIFYKGQTVPYILLPDEDSEEKIRTYITVAFSFKIAEMIGFICQHWNLSVFFIDWEQPRTIHDQPKYDSPHTSLRKLYSNRFPKGESKSLRITSDIIASKRKRKTQKNTNKNTSPSEVSKSSSIEKYSPNFSSVCSIARSPLQETTERGYNFPISVWRTYFIANEWCKLQTRRRINIALQSIYTLCVLQIFDLKSWMLTISASTAADRSSEAKNNFTLQFAICTFVYISVYVVQWLIRFTFYERYIRNRLQKFVDLCSIANISVFIMAHNYYGFYIHGRSVHGFADTDLPTLINDLRKEEDDLCAHRGLVPGTTDQTFILSLTQSFKLLYDELMKQKYNGSVGILKGSDTPKNWKQLFETRSKVRHFLMQFLDHCLENEDYIIKEQHMLEKLWDVFFVDAKDKSVFYIDNSYSFNKVVLHGNEWLLATLEVTVFAFFLMLYNSYIFACIVTVVISQFFLTIIKCNVKRNLCNKSLLDKRFLM; translated from the exons ATGAATTACGCCCGAGGTGGTCGCGATTGTCGACTGACGCTGATCGCAATTATTTTCGCGACCCTCGCGAGTGCGTTCCACGCGAACAATGAGGTGCTCGAGTACTGGAATCCGGATGTGTGCAAGCACGACGAGTATTTCGACGCGGTCACCCTGTCCTGCTCGCGATGCAACGCCAGCCGGAATCTCGTACCGGATGTGGACC GTCTTCGATGCCGGTGCGACGGAGTCAGCAGAACGATCGGTTTCGAGAACGGTAACCCGCTTTGTGTCGCGTGCGATCCCAACATGACCGCGACCGCCGACGGAAGGGATTGCGTCCTGCACCCGAATTCGACATGCAAATGCTCCTCGAACCAAATAAGAC TGGACAGAAATATAAATGGTGCTCTGCTGGATACTGCGCTCTGCGTAACGTGCGTGCAGGGCACGTATCCATCTCCCGATTGCTCGAGATGCTTGCCGTGCAACGGCCGCGACGAATACAGCGGTCATATTAATTGCGTGTGCCCGAGCGCGACGCACGTGAGACTACGAAATTATTGTCTGCACAAAGACGACGTCGTCGACTGGCCAGACGTTAGGGGCACATACCTGATGAAGTTTCGTAGCGGGAACATCGACAGTTATTATCTGAGGAGCGAACTGCAAATCGGAGTGCACTTGTGCAAG AGGAAAGACAGAATCGCATGCGAGCATTTATCAAACATCTGCGCTCTAACTCTTTACAACGATGGTGTAGCTTGTATGTTTTTTATGCACACGCCCATGGCACCCGTATggttgttttataataaacaagacGCGGCGGCGGTGATGAACAATACGAGGATATCCGAGAGATATAGCCTCAGAAAAGGAGACAAT aatacacTTCTCGATTTCACGATCGTGAGATTTGCATTGGACGGCAAATTCTTGTCCATTGGCAGACCGACCCTGCCCTGCCAACTACTGAGAAACGTGAGGTTCGGtataaatttcagcaaaaagTGTAAAACCACAGCTGCTGAATTGTTCAACGCACAAGTAGAATTGCTGTCTCCTTACTTAGCGTTTAAAGAGaacaataaatcatttatacaTGCGTTGCCCGTGATTGTTAAGTCGCCGGATCAG aATATTAAGGAAATTTCGCATCAGCAACTAGTGCGAAAATTCTTTCTGGTTGACAATATAAGCGGTTTCAAAGCATTACCAGCGTTTATGTACAACGGATTTGCGAAAGCGCCAGAGCTCACCGTGCTTCGTTATATGAAATCTCTGACTATTTT AATAAACGTTCAGAGCGGACAAGATCACGGGAAGATCTTCGCACCTATTCTGATCGTAGAATACGACGAGCTGACGTATCAAGATCTCCTTGACAACTCCGATGTCACAATAGATTACAAAGTTGCATTTGTACTGAAGGACAACAATGTAGATTATAATATTCAg ataacTATCGGAGTGTTTACAGGAATAGCATTGTTATTTTCCATTGTCAAGACGTGGAGTTATTATAAACGCAATCACAACAGCAATCTCAACGTGGCCGTTTTATTGTGGTTCTTGATCTACGCCATGGGAGCGGTTGGAAACGCGATCATGTTTGTGTGCATCAGTACGTGCGTGTATCTCTTCATCTTTTATAAAGGCCAAACCGTACCCTATATTCTTCTTCCTGATGAAGACAGCGAGGAAAAGATCCGAACCTACATTACTGTAGCATTTAGCTTTAAA ATTGCAGAAATGATAGGGTTCATCTGTCAGCACTGGAATTTGAGCGTGTTCTTTATCGACTGGGAACAACCGAGAACGATACACGATCAACCGAAGTACGACTCCCCGCATACTTCTTTACGAAAATTGTATTCCAATAGATTTCCAAAAGGTGAGAGTAAATCCTTGAGAATAACATCGGACATCATCGCATCCAAGCGAAAGAGGAAAACACAGAAGAACACGAATAAGAATACAAGCCCCAGTGAAGTGTCCAAGTCTTCCTCGATCGAAAAATATTCGCCAAACTTCTCTTCCGTCTGTTCAATCGCAAGATCACCCTTGCAAGAGACAACTGAGCGCGGCTACAATTTCCCTATCAGCGTTTGGAGAACTTATTTCATCGCAAACGAGTGGTGCAAACTGCAAACCAGAAGAAGGATAAACATAGCACTGCAATCAATTTACACTCTTTGTGTCTTGCAG atattcgaTTTAAAATCATGGATGCTGACGATATCAGCATCAACTGCCGCTGACAGATCTTCCGAAGCGAAGAACAATTTTACGCTACAATTCGCGATTTGCACATTCGTGTACATATCCGTGTATGTCGTGCAATGGCTAATTCGCTTTACATTTTACGAGAGATACATTCGAAATAGACTGCAGAAGTTCGTAGATCTATGCTCAATCGCAAATATCAGTGTATTTATCATGGCGCACAATTATTATGGTTTTTACATCCATGGAAG ATCGGTACATGGATTTGCGGATACTGATCTTCCTACTCTGATAAATGACTTGAGAAAGGAAGAAGACGATTTGTGCGCGCACAGAGGCCTTGTACCTGGCACGACCGATCAgacttttatattatcattgaCCCAATCGTTTAAACTGTTATACGACGAGCTCATGAAGCAAAAGTACAAT GGAAGCGTGGGAATTTTAAAAGGAAGTGACACGCCTAAAAATTGGAAACAATTGTTTGAAACCAGGTCAAAAGTTAGACACTTTCTGATGCAGTTCCTGGATCATTGCTTGGAAAATGAAGATTATATAATCAAGGAGCAGCACATGTTAGAGAAACTATGGGATGTTTTTTTCGTAGATGCCAAAGATAAATCTGTTTTCTACATCG atAACAGTTATTCCTTCAACAAAGTGGTGCTTCATGGAAACGAATGGCTATTGGCGACACTCGAGGTTACCGTGTTTGCCTTCTTTTTAATGTTGTATAATTCTTACATATTCGCTTGTATAGTGACAGTTGTCATATCGCAATTCTTCTTAACAATCATAAAATGTAACGTTAAGAGAAATCTTTGCAACAAATCTTTATTAGACAAAAGATTCCTAATGTAA
- the LOC105836953 gene encoding NADH dehydrogenase [ubiquinone] 1 beta subcomplex subunit 3 — protein MGGHDAHHEPPYKIPNPDIYKIEDVPQLKRVQEELAKRGLRDPWLRNHVWRYKKSNTPFMRGLITLTRGWRIGVPAFLITIAVEQYFGIDYSGHGHHGDSHHGEDGHH, from the coding sequence ATGGGAGGTCATGATGCACACCATGAACCACCATATAAAATACCTAATCCTGACATTTATAAGATAGAAGATGTACCACAACTGAAACGCGTCCAAGAAGAGCTAGCCAAGAGAGGATTAAGGGATCCCTGGTTGAGAAATCATGTATGGCGCTACAAGAAGAGCAACACACCTTTTATGCGCGGCTTAATAACTTTAACCAGGGGCTGGCGAATTGGTGTACCAGCGTTTCTGATAACCATAGCCGTTGAACAATACTTTGGGATTGACTATTCGGGTCACGGGCATCACGGAGACAGTCACCATGGGGAAGATGGTCATCATTAA
- the LOC105836950 gene encoding nucleolar protein 58: protein MLVLFETPAGYAIFKLLDEKKLAQSENLYKDFESPEDASRLVKLTYFHKFEDTTEALAATTALVEGKLSKSLKKTLKNSCKEAHEQLAVADAKLGCAIKEKLSLSCVSNTAVQELMRCIRNQMDSLVSGVTKKEMAAMALGLAHSLSRYKLKFSPDKIDTMVIQGVCLLDDLDKELNNYIMRAREWYGWHFPELGKIVTDNLQYIKTMQIIGQRDKIGKCDLSDILPEDIDEKVRQAAETSMGSEISEDDVDLMLALCNEIIELHQYRADLNNYLKSRMMTLAPNLSILVGDLIGARLISKAGSLHNLAKHPASTLQILGAEKALFRALKSKKNTPKYGLIYHSQLVGQSSNKNKGKMSRMLAAKASLATRFDALRDTTENLGPNLDINLGMEHRATLERRLKLLEEGNIRRISGTARAKATFEKYHSKNEYMQYSASADSTLPSQSTQKKQVPLIEEIDMKEDTKEEIPKKKKKKHSTNHEIKEEIKGEEVKIEMGAVPKKKKKRNSEPNIEQGECSDAQVKMESEEVSPKKKKKYNTEDTAEASGTQEEVQVKTESDIALKKKKKHNVEPENAEDLSTLSKKKKKHSIESKTEDIGEASGTQEIRKVEDSDFISKKKKKKKKESIETEETASVKIEETFDVDISGEAGTSEEKKKKKKKKKEKESEEMQQSTVSVEEVEEPVSSEKKKKKKKKSKEE from the exons ATGCTGGTACTTTTCGAGACGCCGGCGGGCTACGCGATCTTCAAG TTACTGGATGAGAAAAAACTTGCCCAATCGGAGAATCTTTACAAGGACTTCGAGTCGCCGGAAGACGCTAGTAGATT AGTTAAGCTGAcatattttcacaaatttgaGGACACCACTGAAGCGCTAGCTGCCACTACGGCACTTGTGGAGGGCAAGTTGTCTAAATCTCTAAAGAAAACGCTTAAGAACAGCTGCAAGGAGGCTCATGAACAACTGGCAGTCGCAGATGCAAAACTAGGATGCGCCATCAAGGAGAAACTTTCTCTATCCTGTGTGAGCAACACAGCGGTGCAAGAACTAATGAGATGCATTCGAAATCAGATGGACAGTTTGGTCAGCGGGGTTACTAAAAAAGAGATGGCAGCGATGGCACTGGGCCTGGCGCACAGTCTTTCCAGGTATAAGCTGAAATTCTCACCTGATAAGATTGATACTATGGTGATTCAGGGAGTGTGCCTGCTGGATGATTTGGACAAGGAGCTCAACAACTACATAATGCGAGCGCGCGAATGGTATGGCTGGCACTTTCCTGAGTTGGGCAAGATAGTGACTGACAATCTTCAATACATAAAGACTATGCAGATCATCGGCCAGCGTGATAAAATTGGGAAGTGCGATCTGTCGGACATTTTGCCAGAGGACATCGATGAAAAGGTGCGGCAGGCTGCAGAAACCTCAATGGGCTCGGAGATCTCAGAGGACGACGTCGATCTCATGCTCGCCTTGTGCAACGAGATAATCGAACTGCACCAGTATCGAGCCGATCTGAATAATTATCTGAAGAGCAGAATGATGACATTGGCTCCAAATCTATCGATTCTCGTCGGCGATCTGATCGGCGCGCGTTTGATATCAAAGGCCGGCTCCCTACACAATCTCGCTAAGCATCCCGCATCCACCTTGCAGATCCTTGGCGCGGAAAAGGCATTATTCCGCGCGCTCAAATCAAAAAAGAACACTCCTAAATACGGTTTGATCTATCACTCGCAGCTCGTCGGTCAATCTTCAAACAAGAACAAGGGCAAGATGTCCAGGATGCTGGCAGCGAAAGCCTCTCTGGCGACGAGATTCGACGCATTGAGAGATACCACGGAAAATCTCGGCCCCAATCTCGATATCAATCTCGGCATGGAGCACAGAGCGACCCTGGAGAGGCGACTGAAACTACTCGAAGAGGGTAATATACGTCGGATAAGTGGCACTGCTCGCGCAAAGGCCACGTTCGAAAAATATCACAGCAAGAACGAATATATGCAATATTCCGCATCTGCAGACTCGACTCTACCGTCTCAATCGACTCAGAAGAAACAGGTGCCATTAATTGAGGAGATCGACATGAAGGAGGACACAAAAGAAGAAATAcctaaaaagaagaaaaagaaacacagCACAAACCATGAAATCAAAGAGGAAATCAAGGGAGAAGAAGTGAAAATAGAAATGGGTGCTGTgccgaagaaaaagaagaaacgtaATTCGGAACCTAATATAGAACAGGGAGAATGTTCTGATGCACAAGTAAAAATGGAATCAGAAGAAGTTAGtccaaagaaaaagaagaaatacaaTACAGAAGACACAGCAGAAGCTTCTGGTACTCAAGAAGAAGTTCAAGTGAAAACCGAATCGGATATTGcattgaagaaaaagaaaaaacataacGTAGAACCAGAAAATGCAGAGGACTTAAGCACTTTatcaaaaaagaagaagaaacacaGCATAGAATCTAAAACGGAAGATATAGGTGAGGCTTCTGGTAcacaagaaataagaaaagttGAAGATTCAGATTTCATatcgaagaaaaagaaaaagaaaaagaaggaatcGATTGAAACTGAGGAGACAGCATCTGTGAAAATTGAGGAAACGTTTGATGTAGATATTTCAGGCGAAGCTGGAACGAGTGAAG agaaaaagaagaaaaagaaaaagaagaaagaaaaagaaagcgaGGAGATGCAACAAAGTACAGTATCTGTTGAAGAAGTAGAGGAACCAGTTTCGagcgagaaaaagaaaaagaagaaaaagaaatcaaaggaagaataa